In a single window of the Notamacropus eugenii isolate mMacEug1 chromosome 4, mMacEug1.pri_v2, whole genome shotgun sequence genome:
- the TMEM70 gene encoding transmembrane protein 70, mitochondrial: MLLLAVGGQLRLGGGTRIRPWAAAALRGRWAARDPREASGLPPTRAGSHRSARAATPGLARGLALWAPRREQTAFSSGECVRCVHTHAHPEQSEDGRLIYTGNMARAVFGVKCFSYSTSLLSLALLPYIFGQTNIEFGSLPLKIAFYGALGTFTLITPMLLHFITKGYVVRLYHEAKTDTYTAITYNIVLLEKRTVFHQNDVKVPDIKSIFTSFYAKTKSMLVNPMLFPHPQDYNHLMGYDKPFTFDTEETNENK, from the exons ATGTTGCTCTTGGCCGTCGGCGGCCAGTTGCGGCTCGGCGGCGGGACGAGAATTAGGCCGTGGGCAGCGGCGGCGCTGCGGGGTCGCTGGGCCGCCCGAGATCCCCGGGAGGCTTCCGGCCTGCCCCCCACGCGCGCAGGCAGCCATCGGAGCGCACGCGCAGCTACCCCGGGCCTGGCGCGAGGCCTCGCCCTCTGGGCGCCCCGCCGAGAACAG ACAGCTTTTTCTTCTGGTGAATGTGTTCGATGTGTTCATACTCATGCCCATCCAGAGCAATCAGAAGATGGAAGACTGATTTATACAGGGAATATGGCAAGAGCAGTATTTG gtgTAAAATGTTTCTCTTATTCGACAAGCCTGCTCAGCCTTGCATTACTGCCATATATATTTGGACAAACTaatattgaatttggaagtcTGCCTCTGAAAATTGCATTTTATGGCGCTTTGGGAACTTTTACATTAATTACTCCAATGCTGCTTCACTTTATTACAAAAGGATATGTGGTTCGATTGTACCATGAAGCCAAGACAGACACGTATACAGCCATTACTTATAATATTGTTCTTTTAGAAAAGAGAACAGTGTTTCATCAGAATGATGTAAAGGTTCCAGATATCAAAAGTATATTTACCTCAttttatgcaaaaacaaaatcaatgcttGTTAATCCAATGCTTTTTCCACATCCTCAAGATTATAACCATCTTATGGGCTATGACAAGCCTTTTACTTTTGACACTGAAGAAACCAATGAAAATAAATA